A region of Dioscorea cayenensis subsp. rotundata cultivar TDr96_F1 chromosome 5, TDr96_F1_v2_PseudoChromosome.rev07_lg8_w22 25.fasta, whole genome shotgun sequence DNA encodes the following proteins:
- the LOC120260672 gene encoding receptor protein-tyrosine kinase CEPR2-like isoform X1, translating into MQNSLFSSHLLIMKTTKLLLLFSLLMIRNSNSQQLEVEALLQLKQNLNDPQNHLINWKTSPSPCHFSGITCNSTSGQVTSLSLPNMKLSGKLSPYIATLQSLTVLNFGENSISGPLPSELMNCINLQLLNLSSNGFNGHLPDFSSLKNLQVLDLSSNAFSGGFPPWLGNLTALVYLGLASNKFDESEIPEIIGKLKYLKVLFLAQCNLVGQIPVSIFELTELETLDLSQNQLTGDFPVSISNLLNLHKLELYQNKLTGSIPSELANLVQLHEFDVSQNQMSGKLPVELANLKNLTVFQLFRNNFSGELPAGFGDFQHLIGLSLYENSFSGELPKNLGRFSPLISIDISENNFSGRFPPFLCESNKLQYLLALQNNFSGQFPGTYSTCKSLVRFRISQNQFEGMIPNSLWGLPFAAIIDVADNGFSGDIHADIGISTSLIQLYVNNNKLSGELPMEIGMLSQLQKLYASNNSFSGRIPRQIGNLSSLISLHLEQNEFSGPIPSELGYCTKLAEINIARNLLNGGIPETFSLLNSLNSLNVSRNFLTGTIPESLQTLKLTSIDFSDNKLSGMVPPGLLMIAGEEAFSGNAELCFSETSGSCNTSHRHKSKMSKALMLLLIMLAAMVLFSVLVFRTFKSFMFETRSKEKDQEKITEKDQVWKMESFNTEDIKAEEIFFLDDKNLIGSGRTGKVYRSELKNKGNVAVKQLFNGTQISTPELDMLKNIKHKNILKLYACLTKGGSNFLVFEYIPRGNLHQALRRKTKTGQPELDWSIRYKIALSAAKAIMYLHHDCSPAILHKNIKSSNILLDDQYEAKIAVKLELSDFSGTNCYMAPELAYSIKPSEKSDVYSFGVVLLELITGYSPVEPKFGKGKDIVYWVSTQINSENVAEILDSSLSENAIEDMIKVLKVAMLCTTKLPAVRPLMTGVVRMLIDAEPCCMLWN; encoded by the exons ATGCAAAACTCTCTGTTTTCCTCCCACTTACTCATCATGAAAACAACCAAATTGCTGCTCCTCTTCTCACTTCTAATGATCAGAAACTCAAACTCTCAACAACTTGAAGTTGAAGCTCTTCTCCAACTCAAACAAAACTTAAATGACCCTCAAAACCATCTCATAAACTGGAAAACCTCCCCCTCTCCATGCCATTTCTCAGGCATCACTTGTAACTCCACTTCCGGTCAAGTAACTTCACTTTCACTTCCCAACATGAAACTCTCTGGTAAGCTCTCACCATACATTGCTACTCTTCAAAGCCTCACTGTTCTAAACTTTGGAGAAAACTCCATTTCTGGTCCTCTTCCTTCTGAGCTAATGAACTGCATTAATCTTCAACTTCTCAATCTATCTTCAAATGGTTTTAATGGCCACTTACCAGACTTTTCATCCTTGAAAAACTTGCAAGTTCTTGATCTTTCATCCAATGCATTTTCTGGTGGTTTTCCTCCATGGCTTGGCAACCTGACAGCACTTGTTTATCTTGGGCTTGCTTCCAATAAGTTTGATGAAAGTGAGATTCCAGAAATTATTGGGAAGTTGAAGTATCTGAAAGTGCTTTTCTTGGCACAATGTAATCTTGTTGGACAAATCCCTGTTTCCATTTTTGAGCTCACTGAACTTGAAACATTGGATTTGTCCCAGAACCAACTCACTGGTGACTTCCCTGTATCCATTTCCAATTTGCTTAATCTTCATAAGCTTGAGCTTTACCAGAATAAACTCACTGGAAGTATCCCTTCTGAGCTTGCTAATCTCGTCCAATTGCACGAATTCGATGTTTCGCAGAATCAAATGAGTGGCAAGCTCCCTGTTGAGCTTGCTAATCTGAAGAACTTAACTGTTTTTCAGTTATTCAGAAACAATTTCTCTGGTGAGCTACCTGCTGGTTTTGGAGATTTCCAGCATCTCATTGGCTTATCTTTATACGAAAACAGTTTCTCCGGTGAGCTACCAAAGAATTTAGGCCGGTTCTCTCCGCTTATCAGTATAGATATATCGGAAAACAACTTCTCTGGTAGGTTCCCGCCGTTCTTGTGCGAAAGCAACAAGCTTCAGTATCTTTTGGCTTTGCAAAACAATTTCTCCGGTCAATTCCCGGGTACTTATTCTACTTGCAAATCTTTGGTGAGGTTCAGGATTAGTCAGAATCAATTCGAGGGAATGATACCAAATAGTCTTTGGGGGCTTCCTTTTGCTGCTATAATCGATGTCGCTGATAATGGCTTCTCCGGTGACATACATGCAGACATAGGAATTTCGACAAGCCTTATTCAGTTGTATGTGAATAACAACAAGCTCTCAGGTGAGCTTCCGATGGAGATTGGAATGCTTTCTCAGTTGCAGAAGTTATATGCTTCTAACAACTCATTTTCAGGTCGAATACCCCGTCAAATCGGGAACCTCAGTAGTTTGATATCTTTGCATTTGGAACAGAATGAGTTCTCAGGGCCAATACCATCAGAGCTTGGATACTGCACTAAATTGGCAGAGATAAACATAGCAAGGAATTTACTGAATGGTGGAATTCCGGAAACATTTTCATTGTTAAATTCCCTCAATTCGCTTAATGTATCGCGAAACTTTTTAACCGGAACCATTCCAGAGAGCTTGCAAACATTGAAGCTTACCTCAATTGATTTTTCAGATAACAAATTATCAGGAATGGTCCCTCCGGGATTACTGATGATTGCTGGAGAAGAGGCATTTTCCGGGAATGCAGAACTATGTTTTTCAGAAACTTCAGGGAGTTGCAATACTAGTCACAGACACAAGAGCAAGATGTCGAAAGCTCTAATGCTTCTATTGATCATGTTAGCAGCCATGGTGCTATTCTCAGTGCTAGTGTTCAGGACTTTCAAAAGTTTCATGTTTGAAACCCGAAGCAAAGAAAAGGATCAAGAGAAAATCACAGAGAAAGATCAAGTATGGAAGATGGAGTCATTTAACACGGAAGATATTAAAGCCGAAgagattttctttttggatgatAAGAATTTGATTGGAAGTGGAAGAACAGGTAAAGTCTACAGATCGGAACTGAAGaacaaagggaatgttgcaGTGAAGCAGTTATTTAATGGAACACAAATCTCTACGCCAGAACTAGACATGCTAAAGAATATCAAGCACAAAAACATACTGAAACTCTATGCTTGTTTGACGAAAGGAGGGTCGAATTTCCTCGTATTCGAGTACATTCCTAGAGGGAATTTACATCAAGCTCTACGGCGAAAAACAAAAACTGGCCAACCAGAGCTGGACTGGAGCATAAGGTATAAGATCGCCCTCAGTGCGGCGAAAGCAATCATGTATCTTCACCATGATTGTTCACCAGCCATTctgcataaaaatataaaatctagcAACATTTTGCTTGATGACCAATATGAAGCAAAGATTGCAGTGAAGTTGGAATTGAGTGATTTTTCCGGCACTAATTGTTACATGGCTCCTG AGCTTGCATATTCGATAAAGCCGAGCGAAAAGAGCGATGTATACAGTTTCGGTGTCGTCCTGCTCGAGTTGATCACAGGTTATAGTCCAGTTGAACCAAAATTTGGCAAAGGTAAGGACATTGTATATTGGGTTTCAACTCAAATTAACAGTGAAAATGTTGCAGAAATTCTGGACTCTAGTTTGTCAGAAAATGCAATTGAGGACATGATCAAGGTGTTGAAGGTTGCCATGTTATGCACAACCAAATTGCCGGCGGTTCGGCCTTTGATGACAGGTGTAGTTAGAATGCTGATAGATGCTGAACCTTGTTGCATGCTTTGGAATTAA
- the LOC120260672 gene encoding receptor protein-tyrosine kinase CEPR2-like isoform X2 encodes MQNSLFSSHLLIMKTTKLLLLFSLLMIRNSNSQQLEVEALLQLKQNLNDPQNHLINWKTSPSPCHFSGITCNSTSGQVTSLSLPNMKLSGKLSPYIATLQSLTVLNFGENSISGPLPSELMNCINLQLLNLSSNGFNGHLPDFSSLKNLQVLDLSSNAFSGGFPPWLGNLTALVYLGLASNKFDESEIPEIIGKLKYLKVLFLAQCNLVGQIPVSIFELTELETLDLSQNQLTGDFPVSISNLLNLHKLELYQNKLTGSIPSELANLVQLHEFDVSQNQMSGKLPVELANLKNLTVFQLFRNNFSGELPAGFGDFQHLIGLSLYENSFSGELPKNLGRFSPLISIDISENNFSGRFPPFLCESNKLQYLLALQNNFSGQFPGTYSTCKSLVRFRISQNQFEGMIPNSLWGLPFAAIIDVADNGFSGDIHADIGISTSLIQLYVNNNKLSGRIPRQIGNLSSLISLHLEQNEFSGPIPSELGYCTKLAEINIARNLLNGGIPETFSLLNSLNSLNVSRNFLTGTIPESLQTLKLTSIDFSDNKLSGMVPPGLLMIAGEEAFSGNAELCFSETSGSCNTSHRHKSKMSKALMLLLIMLAAMVLFSVLVFRTFKSFMFETRSKEKDQEKITEKDQVWKMESFNTEDIKAEEIFFLDDKNLIGSGRTGKVYRSELKNKGNVAVKQLFNGTQISTPELDMLKNIKHKNILKLYACLTKGGSNFLVFEYIPRGNLHQALRRKTKTGQPELDWSIRYKIALSAAKAIMYLHHDCSPAILHKNIKSSNILLDDQYEAKIAVKLELSDFSGTNCYMAPELAYSIKPSEKSDVYSFGVVLLELITGYSPVEPKFGKGKDIVYWVSTQINSENVAEILDSSLSENAIEDMIKVLKVAMLCTTKLPAVRPLMTGVVRMLIDAEPCCMLWN; translated from the exons ATGCAAAACTCTCTGTTTTCCTCCCACTTACTCATCATGAAAACAACCAAATTGCTGCTCCTCTTCTCACTTCTAATGATCAGAAACTCAAACTCTCAACAACTTGAAGTTGAAGCTCTTCTCCAACTCAAACAAAACTTAAATGACCCTCAAAACCATCTCATAAACTGGAAAACCTCCCCCTCTCCATGCCATTTCTCAGGCATCACTTGTAACTCCACTTCCGGTCAAGTAACTTCACTTTCACTTCCCAACATGAAACTCTCTGGTAAGCTCTCACCATACATTGCTACTCTTCAAAGCCTCACTGTTCTAAACTTTGGAGAAAACTCCATTTCTGGTCCTCTTCCTTCTGAGCTAATGAACTGCATTAATCTTCAACTTCTCAATCTATCTTCAAATGGTTTTAATGGCCACTTACCAGACTTTTCATCCTTGAAAAACTTGCAAGTTCTTGATCTTTCATCCAATGCATTTTCTGGTGGTTTTCCTCCATGGCTTGGCAACCTGACAGCACTTGTTTATCTTGGGCTTGCTTCCAATAAGTTTGATGAAAGTGAGATTCCAGAAATTATTGGGAAGTTGAAGTATCTGAAAGTGCTTTTCTTGGCACAATGTAATCTTGTTGGACAAATCCCTGTTTCCATTTTTGAGCTCACTGAACTTGAAACATTGGATTTGTCCCAGAACCAACTCACTGGTGACTTCCCTGTATCCATTTCCAATTTGCTTAATCTTCATAAGCTTGAGCTTTACCAGAATAAACTCACTGGAAGTATCCCTTCTGAGCTTGCTAATCTCGTCCAATTGCACGAATTCGATGTTTCGCAGAATCAAATGAGTGGCAAGCTCCCTGTTGAGCTTGCTAATCTGAAGAACTTAACTGTTTTTCAGTTATTCAGAAACAATTTCTCTGGTGAGCTACCTGCTGGTTTTGGAGATTTCCAGCATCTCATTGGCTTATCTTTATACGAAAACAGTTTCTCCGGTGAGCTACCAAAGAATTTAGGCCGGTTCTCTCCGCTTATCAGTATAGATATATCGGAAAACAACTTCTCTGGTAGGTTCCCGCCGTTCTTGTGCGAAAGCAACAAGCTTCAGTATCTTTTGGCTTTGCAAAACAATTTCTCCGGTCAATTCCCGGGTACTTATTCTACTTGCAAATCTTTGGTGAGGTTCAGGATTAGTCAGAATCAATTCGAGGGAATGATACCAAATAGTCTTTGGGGGCTTCCTTTTGCTGCTATAATCGATGTCGCTGATAATGGCTTCTCCGGTGACATACATGCAGACATAGGAATTTCGACAAGCCTTATTCAGTTGTATGTGAATAACAACAAGCTCTCAG GTCGAATACCCCGTCAAATCGGGAACCTCAGTAGTTTGATATCTTTGCATTTGGAACAGAATGAGTTCTCAGGGCCAATACCATCAGAGCTTGGATACTGCACTAAATTGGCAGAGATAAACATAGCAAGGAATTTACTGAATGGTGGAATTCCGGAAACATTTTCATTGTTAAATTCCCTCAATTCGCTTAATGTATCGCGAAACTTTTTAACCGGAACCATTCCAGAGAGCTTGCAAACATTGAAGCTTACCTCAATTGATTTTTCAGATAACAAATTATCAGGAATGGTCCCTCCGGGATTACTGATGATTGCTGGAGAAGAGGCATTTTCCGGGAATGCAGAACTATGTTTTTCAGAAACTTCAGGGAGTTGCAATACTAGTCACAGACACAAGAGCAAGATGTCGAAAGCTCTAATGCTTCTATTGATCATGTTAGCAGCCATGGTGCTATTCTCAGTGCTAGTGTTCAGGACTTTCAAAAGTTTCATGTTTGAAACCCGAAGCAAAGAAAAGGATCAAGAGAAAATCACAGAGAAAGATCAAGTATGGAAGATGGAGTCATTTAACACGGAAGATATTAAAGCCGAAgagattttctttttggatgatAAGAATTTGATTGGAAGTGGAAGAACAGGTAAAGTCTACAGATCGGAACTGAAGaacaaagggaatgttgcaGTGAAGCAGTTATTTAATGGAACACAAATCTCTACGCCAGAACTAGACATGCTAAAGAATATCAAGCACAAAAACATACTGAAACTCTATGCTTGTTTGACGAAAGGAGGGTCGAATTTCCTCGTATTCGAGTACATTCCTAGAGGGAATTTACATCAAGCTCTACGGCGAAAAACAAAAACTGGCCAACCAGAGCTGGACTGGAGCATAAGGTATAAGATCGCCCTCAGTGCGGCGAAAGCAATCATGTATCTTCACCATGATTGTTCACCAGCCATTctgcataaaaatataaaatctagcAACATTTTGCTTGATGACCAATATGAAGCAAAGATTGCAGTGAAGTTGGAATTGAGTGATTTTTCCGGCACTAATTGTTACATGGCTCCTG AGCTTGCATATTCGATAAAGCCGAGCGAAAAGAGCGATGTATACAGTTTCGGTGTCGTCCTGCTCGAGTTGATCACAGGTTATAGTCCAGTTGAACCAAAATTTGGCAAAGGTAAGGACATTGTATATTGGGTTTCAACTCAAATTAACAGTGAAAATGTTGCAGAAATTCTGGACTCTAGTTTGTCAGAAAATGCAATTGAGGACATGATCAAGGTGTTGAAGGTTGCCATGTTATGCACAACCAAATTGCCGGCGGTTCGGCCTTTGATGACAGGTGTAGTTAGAATGCTGATAGATGCTGAACCTTGTTGCATGCTTTGGAATTAA
- the LOC120260672 gene encoding receptor protein-tyrosine kinase CEPR2-like isoform X3 yields MQNSLFSSHLLIMKTTKLLLLFSLLMIRNSNSQQLEVEALLQLKQNLNDPQNHLINWKTSPSPCHFSGITCNSTSGQVTSLSLPNMKLSGKLSPYIATLQSLTVLNFGENSISGPLPSELMNCINLQLLNLSSNGFNGHLPDFSSLKNLQVLDLSSNAFSGGFPPWLGNLTALVYLGLASNKFDESEIPEIIGKLKYLKVLFLAQCNLVGQIPVSIFELTELETLDLSQNQLTGDFPVSISNLLNLHKLELYQNKLTGSIPSELANLVQLHEFDVSQNQMSGKLPVELANLKNLTVFQLFRNNFSGELPAGFGDFQHLIGLSLYENSFSGELPKNLGRFSPLISIDISENNFSGRFPPFLCESNKLQYLLALQNNFSGQFPGTYSTCKSLVRFRISQNQFEGMIPNSLWGLPFAAIIDVADNGFSGDIHADIGISTSLIQLYVNNNKLSGELPMEIGMLSQLQKLYASNNSFSGRIPRQIGNLSSLISLHLEQNEFSGPIPSELGYCTKLAEINIARNLLNGGIPETFSLLNSLNSLNVSRNFLTGTIPESLQTLKLTSIDFSDNKLSGMVPPGLLMIAGEEAFSGNAELCFSETSGSCNTSHRHKSKMSKALMLLLIMLAAMVLFSVLVFRTFKSFMFETRSKEKDQEKITEKDQVWKMESFNTEDIKAEEIFFLDDKNLIGSGRTGKVYRSELKNKGNVAVKQLFNGTQISTPELDMLKNIKHKNILKLYACLTKGGSNFLVFEYIPRGNLHQALRRKTKTGQPELDWSIRYKIALSAAKAIMYLHHDCSPAILHKNIKSSNILLDDQYEAKIAVKLELSDFSGTNCYMAPELAYSIKPSEKSDVYSFGVVLLELITEILDSSLSENAIEDMIKVLKVAMLCTTKLPAVRPLMTGVVRMLIDAEPCCMLWN; encoded by the exons ATGCAAAACTCTCTGTTTTCCTCCCACTTACTCATCATGAAAACAACCAAATTGCTGCTCCTCTTCTCACTTCTAATGATCAGAAACTCAAACTCTCAACAACTTGAAGTTGAAGCTCTTCTCCAACTCAAACAAAACTTAAATGACCCTCAAAACCATCTCATAAACTGGAAAACCTCCCCCTCTCCATGCCATTTCTCAGGCATCACTTGTAACTCCACTTCCGGTCAAGTAACTTCACTTTCACTTCCCAACATGAAACTCTCTGGTAAGCTCTCACCATACATTGCTACTCTTCAAAGCCTCACTGTTCTAAACTTTGGAGAAAACTCCATTTCTGGTCCTCTTCCTTCTGAGCTAATGAACTGCATTAATCTTCAACTTCTCAATCTATCTTCAAATGGTTTTAATGGCCACTTACCAGACTTTTCATCCTTGAAAAACTTGCAAGTTCTTGATCTTTCATCCAATGCATTTTCTGGTGGTTTTCCTCCATGGCTTGGCAACCTGACAGCACTTGTTTATCTTGGGCTTGCTTCCAATAAGTTTGATGAAAGTGAGATTCCAGAAATTATTGGGAAGTTGAAGTATCTGAAAGTGCTTTTCTTGGCACAATGTAATCTTGTTGGACAAATCCCTGTTTCCATTTTTGAGCTCACTGAACTTGAAACATTGGATTTGTCCCAGAACCAACTCACTGGTGACTTCCCTGTATCCATTTCCAATTTGCTTAATCTTCATAAGCTTGAGCTTTACCAGAATAAACTCACTGGAAGTATCCCTTCTGAGCTTGCTAATCTCGTCCAATTGCACGAATTCGATGTTTCGCAGAATCAAATGAGTGGCAAGCTCCCTGTTGAGCTTGCTAATCTGAAGAACTTAACTGTTTTTCAGTTATTCAGAAACAATTTCTCTGGTGAGCTACCTGCTGGTTTTGGAGATTTCCAGCATCTCATTGGCTTATCTTTATACGAAAACAGTTTCTCCGGTGAGCTACCAAAGAATTTAGGCCGGTTCTCTCCGCTTATCAGTATAGATATATCGGAAAACAACTTCTCTGGTAGGTTCCCGCCGTTCTTGTGCGAAAGCAACAAGCTTCAGTATCTTTTGGCTTTGCAAAACAATTTCTCCGGTCAATTCCCGGGTACTTATTCTACTTGCAAATCTTTGGTGAGGTTCAGGATTAGTCAGAATCAATTCGAGGGAATGATACCAAATAGTCTTTGGGGGCTTCCTTTTGCTGCTATAATCGATGTCGCTGATAATGGCTTCTCCGGTGACATACATGCAGACATAGGAATTTCGACAAGCCTTATTCAGTTGTATGTGAATAACAACAAGCTCTCAGGTGAGCTTCCGATGGAGATTGGAATGCTTTCTCAGTTGCAGAAGTTATATGCTTCTAACAACTCATTTTCAGGTCGAATACCCCGTCAAATCGGGAACCTCAGTAGTTTGATATCTTTGCATTTGGAACAGAATGAGTTCTCAGGGCCAATACCATCAGAGCTTGGATACTGCACTAAATTGGCAGAGATAAACATAGCAAGGAATTTACTGAATGGTGGAATTCCGGAAACATTTTCATTGTTAAATTCCCTCAATTCGCTTAATGTATCGCGAAACTTTTTAACCGGAACCATTCCAGAGAGCTTGCAAACATTGAAGCTTACCTCAATTGATTTTTCAGATAACAAATTATCAGGAATGGTCCCTCCGGGATTACTGATGATTGCTGGAGAAGAGGCATTTTCCGGGAATGCAGAACTATGTTTTTCAGAAACTTCAGGGAGTTGCAATACTAGTCACAGACACAAGAGCAAGATGTCGAAAGCTCTAATGCTTCTATTGATCATGTTAGCAGCCATGGTGCTATTCTCAGTGCTAGTGTTCAGGACTTTCAAAAGTTTCATGTTTGAAACCCGAAGCAAAGAAAAGGATCAAGAGAAAATCACAGAGAAAGATCAAGTATGGAAGATGGAGTCATTTAACACGGAAGATATTAAAGCCGAAgagattttctttttggatgatAAGAATTTGATTGGAAGTGGAAGAACAGGTAAAGTCTACAGATCGGAACTGAAGaacaaagggaatgttgcaGTGAAGCAGTTATTTAATGGAACACAAATCTCTACGCCAGAACTAGACATGCTAAAGAATATCAAGCACAAAAACATACTGAAACTCTATGCTTGTTTGACGAAAGGAGGGTCGAATTTCCTCGTATTCGAGTACATTCCTAGAGGGAATTTACATCAAGCTCTACGGCGAAAAACAAAAACTGGCCAACCAGAGCTGGACTGGAGCATAAGGTATAAGATCGCCCTCAGTGCGGCGAAAGCAATCATGTATCTTCACCATGATTGTTCACCAGCCATTctgcataaaaatataaaatctagcAACATTTTGCTTGATGACCAATATGAAGCAAAGATTGCAGTGAAGTTGGAATTGAGTGATTTTTCCGGCACTAATTGTTACATGGCTCCTG AGCTTGCATATTCGATAAAGCCGAGCGAAAAGAGCGATGTATACAGTTTCGGTGTCGTCCTGCTCGAGTTGATCACAG AAATTCTGGACTCTAGTTTGTCAGAAAATGCAATTGAGGACATGATCAAGGTGTTGAAGGTTGCCATGTTATGCACAACCAAATTGCCGGCGGTTCGGCCTTTGATGACAGGTGTAGTTAGAATGCTGATAGATGCTGAACCTTGTTGCATGCTTTGGAATTAA